Genomic DNA from Acidimicrobiales bacterium:
GGCTCCGGGTTGAGGTGTCGGACGGCAACCCGGTGTTCCCCGAGGCCGGCGCCGGGCGGCCCGAGGAGCTGCTGGCCGTGCGTTCGATGACCGGCCGGGGTCTCCAGCTCGTCGCTGCGATATCAGATCGTTGGGGGGCCGAACGGCGAGCAGACGGGAAGGTTGTTTGGGCCGAAGTCGGCACCAGCCGGTTGCGGGTCGAGCCGTCGCCGCCTCCTGCATTCCCCCCGGCACCCGCGCCGCCGAGGGTCAGCGCGGTGGCCGTAGCGGCCGGTGTGAAAGAGGTAACCGTCGCGACGGGAGCCGGCCGTCAGGTCCACCTGATCGGTGTGCCGGTGAGCCTTCTCATCGAATCGACCCGGCAGCTCACGGACCTTCAACGCGAGATGCAGGTGATCGGACTCGATCAGAGCGGCCCGCGCGAGCTGGTCTCGCTGGCGAGCTCGACGCGCGAAATCGAAGCGTGCATCGGGTACCTGCGCGAAGCCGGTCTCGCCGATGCCAAGCAGGCGGTGGCCCGAGGGGAGAGCGTCGTCGACTACGACCTTGTCGTACCTCACGATGCGGCCGTCCATCTCGACCGCCTGGGCCAACTCCTGGCCAGAGCGCGAAGCAGGCTCGCCCGCCGGTACCTGCTGACGTTGCCGGCGAGTGAAGACGTCGTCGCCTTCCGTTTGTGGTGGAGGGAC
This window encodes:
- a CDS encoding ATP-binding protein, with the protein product MNASQNLRIKESRLAPGLESVVAARRIIVAAVDAWKLSERVGEDAALVVSELASNAVLHARTTFTVSVCRLGPGLRVEVSDGNPVFPEAGAGRPEELLAVRSMTGRGLQLVAAISDRWGAERRADGKVVWAEVGTSRLRVEPSPPPAFPPAPAPPRVSAVAVAAGVKEVTVATGAGRQVHLIGVPVSLLIESTRQLTDLQREMQVIGLDQSGPRELVSLASSTREIEACIGYLREAGLADAKQAVARGESVVDYDLVVPHDAAVHLDRLGQLLARARSRLARRYLLTLPASEDVVAFRLWWRDEVLSQLGGRPPVPCPIQPDAGRARQPREPL